TTCCTTTGCCGTCCTACATAATGCACGGAATGTGCATAAAAACAAAATATACACTAACCGGCATTCGCTCAAAATAAGCTTAAAATAAGTTCGCGTTCTGGATGCGCATATACGTCATAGCCGGAGAAAATCATTGCAGAGAGCCTAGCCAGGAAGCAATTACATGAAAGCTGCTTTTGCATCCAAGATTGCGTTTACCGATCTGTTCGTTTCGTAGACAAATCAATCCAATACCGTTCTACTGGCTGACCAGATCTGCTGGGGAGCACATTCTCCAGTTGCCCGCCACGCGAAAGGATGGTCCGGCGGCTGGCCAGATTCGACGGGGAACAAGTAATCAGGACCCTACTCATGCCCAGAGTGGCAGCTTGTCGAAGACATTCATCCAGCATCAGCCCGGCATAGCCCAGCCGGCGACAATCCGGACGAACTGAATAGCCGATGTTGCCGCCCACTCGCAGAAGCGCCTGCGTAAGCTGCAACCTCAGCTGAATCATCCCCACCAGTTTGCCGCTGGGGTCCATGGCGGCGAACTGCAGAGCTGGCACAAACCCCGGCGGCAGATCATCACCACGCGCCTGACGAGCCACCTCCGGCAGACCAAACCGACGAACCTCATCCAGGCTGTGGCAGCCCTCCAAGGGGCCGAGACCAGCCGCTTCATCCTGAGGCTGAGAACGGCAGGCCTGCAGATATTCCCAGATCATTTCGGCATCCACCGCCCCCGGCCGGTCCAACCTCACCAGATGGATTCTCATGGTCCACCTCCTCTGTCGAGTGCTTGACCACCACTTTGTGTTTCAGCTTACCTGAGCAGCATTCAACGGAACTGGGGTTTTCAAAGAGGACAAGCGCCACAGGGACATCGCGCACATGGGTGAATAGTCGGAACTCAATACAGCAAGAATCACAATGTTCAACAAGGTTCTTCCAAACTTAAGTTCTGTTCTTCAGTTCCCAGCTTCAGCTTCATCAGGTCAACGAAAGCGTAGCTCTGGAATCTATTGTTCTTTCTGCTTTTCTCCTCGCGATGCCCTGAACAACTGATCAGGGATCGTCAGTCAGACATTCCGGCCTGAAACCATGTGATGACAATTTGTGTACGGTCTCGCAAGCCGGTCTTGTCGAGTATGCGGCTTACGTAGCGCCGGACGGAGGTAGTTTCAAGAGTGAGGCGCTGGGCTATTTCCTGGTTGGAGAGACCTTGAGCGATGAGCCCGGCTATCTCGTACTCCCTGGGGGTCAACTTATCCAGCTGCTGTCTGGCCTGCGGATCACTGACCTTATGCCGGGCATAGGCTCTGTCGCGGTTGATGAGCTCCGCTGTAATGCGGGGGGTGAGCACTGCGTCCCCATCGGCCACTGCGTGAATGGCTCGGTGCAGATCTCTCGTGGATACGTCCTTGAGCAGAAAGCCGTAGGCGCCTGCGTGCAGACCGGTGAAGGCGTAATCGTCTTCGTCATAGGTGGTCAGGATCAGCGTGCGAATGTCGGGGAACTCCTTGGCAATGACCGCAGTGGCACTGATGCCGTCCATCACCGGCATGCGAACGTCCATCAGGATCACCTGAGGAAGCGGCTGTGCGGCTACTTTCATCTCTCGAAGCATGGTCACTGCCTCCTGACCGTTGGAGGCTTGTCTGACGACCTGTAAATCGTGGTCGGCCTCGATCATGCGCACCAACCCCTTGCGGAGGAGCGCAAGGTCGTCGACCAGCATCAGGTCAACCATCGGCATTGCCCTCTTTCTCGCTGGTGCCAGGCAGGACGGCTTCTACCGTCCATCCCCCGTTCTCGCTCGGCCCGCAACTCAGACTCCCTCCCATCAGTCGGCATTGCTCGCCAATCTGCTTGAGGCCCACTCCTTGATGATCATGAATGGCCGGTTTCCAATCGCCCGAGGCTTGTCGATGTGCATTCCCATGCCCATCGTCGCGGATGCTGATTCGGAGGGTGCCGCCCTGCTCATAGTCGCGGGAGATGACGATGGTGCTCGGGTCTGAAGCGTGCCGGAGCGTGTTGGTGATTGCCTCCCTGCTGATGATGAAGCAGAGGTTGTCCTGTCTGCGATCCTGCCGCCGATGCCCTGTTTCGGTAGACACGACAGCCAGACCAGCCGCGCGGGCATGGGCGATTACGGTGTCTAGCTCGTCGAGCGTGTGCAGCCTGGAACCAAACCTGCGCCCATCATCATCGGGCTCTTGAGGGATCGCCTCATGCTCTTGGACAAGGGTACGGACGGCTTGTCGGGTGTCGGCCAACCCATCCCTGGCCACCTGATTGATGTCCTTAAGCACCTCTTGCAGCTCCTCTACCTCAACCGAGTCAGCGAATCCCTGGGTCAGGGCAATGATTGTGGTGAGGTCATGGCCCACGCTATCGTGCAACTCACCTGCCACCTGGGCACGTGATATGGCCTGATCCCTTTGCCTGGCAAGCATCTCAGAGCGGATGCGCTCCCGCTCCTCACGCTGCTGCGTCTCGCGTCGAATCCGGTAGGACCTGACAGCTATGGCAGCGGCTACGACAGCCATGATGACAGCCATCCTGGCCGACCATTCCAGAAAGAGCATGTGCCCGGCATGCATGCTGACGGTGACCAGACTGACGGCTGCGGCTACCTCACCCACGCCTGCTGCAATCCTGAGTGCTGATGATAAACAGACGCAGAAATAGAGGGCGCCTACCAGTGGTATCAGGAAGCTATCGTCCGAAGTGGCAAATGCCAGGCCAACATATACCAGGGTCTCCATGGTCGTGATGAGCAGGGGAAGCTGTCTGCTCCAGTACAGCAGGCAGGAAGACAGAAGTCCAATCAGGCCTATGGCCGTCTTCCAAACGGGCAAAGGAATGTTCCCAGCCCAGACTGGAGGAAACGTGGGGGCGCTGACATAGAGAAGCGTATAAATCAGGCTCAGCAGAGGCATGACGAACCTGGTCAAGCGTTGATTGCTCAACAGCTCAAATAGGTTGGTTGCCATGCCCTTCATCGCGCCCCCTCACGCTGCCATGACGAGGATCCCAGGTTCATTCGCCAGTGTACTGTGCTATCACACCGGCAGGGGAACGACCTGCTGATTTGCGCACCGTGGCCCAAGAAGCCAGTGATGCCGCCGAAGTCAGAAGTAGGAATACCAGCACCCAGTGAGCCCATGGTATGCCAATGCTGGCTGCGCCAAAGACCTTGTGAAATCCGGCAGCATAAGCCATGACCGGGAGGATGCTGGAGGTAAAGGATATGAGTACGGCGGTAGTTGCCATGATGAACCCTTCGAGAGCAGACATGATTTCAAGTTGATTCGGGTCTGCGCCAGCAATCGAGATGAGGGACAGATCCAGGCTTCGACCGTGTGCTGAGATCAGGTATCCGGCGCATACTCCAGCCAGCGTGACGACCAGCGCGGGGCCCAGGAGCGTAATGAGCATGGAGAAGTCGGAGCTGCTGACATCCAGGTTGGGAGGCAGCAAGCGACTGGATTCGGCGCTGGTCTGGTAGAAGGAATCCGTCATCATCAGCAATGAAACCCCCACAACCAGCGGTATGACCGTGGAGCTGAGACTACGCATGCGGGCGCTGGCTTGCCGGCAAGCGATCAGCCATGAGGGGCTGTGAAGAGCGACGAGCCTGGTCCAGCCGCCGGTGACCGCGCCCAGCAGGGAGGGACCCGCCAAACAGATTGCGGCCAGCAGGAGCATGAAACCGAAAGTGCTTCCCATGGCGATAGGCAGGATGGGTGCCGCGGTGCGCAAACGGACCAGTTGCTCACCAGGAATGGTCCGCGCTTGCATAATCGGCATCAGCATGATTGCCAAGGCTGCCAGCAAACACAAGGCAGCGGCGATACGACGAGCTAAACCT
The window above is part of the Bifidobacterium asteroides DSM 20089 genome. Proteins encoded here:
- a CDS encoding GNAT family N-acetyltransferase, producing the protein MRIHLVRLDRPGAVDAEMIWEYLQACRSQPQDEAAGLGPLEGCHSLDEVRRFGLPEVARQARGDDLPPGFVPALQFAAMDPSGKLVGMIQLRLQLTQALLRVGGNIGYSVRPDCRRLGYAGLMLDECLRQAATLGMSRVLITCSPSNLASRRTILSRGGQLENVLPSRSGQPVERYWIDLSTKRTDR
- a CDS encoding FtsX-like permease family protein gives rise to the protein MRLLLRDFKDAPLAWSGVVLVLIASQTMVGLLAMMLSSAKALGDLPGMAEQGRTAYQNLMIPFVALLVAAVLIVLQVVSSVINQRRRNLALLALQGATPWQLTSLTCLRVLILALAASVVSLAACFLLVRPLYAWETSRFLIGRQPFIASRQLASWAAGTSCGVLVALIGTQLTIRTISRISPVESLRAAIIPPKTAGLARRIAAALCLLAALAIMLMPIMQARTIPGEQLVRLRTAAPILPIAMGSTFGFMLLLAAICLAGPSLLGAVTGGWTRLVALHSPSWLIACRQASARMRSLSSTVIPLVVGVSLLMMTDSFYQTSAESSRLLPPNLDVSSSDFSMLITLLGPALVVTLAGVCAGYLISAHGRSLDLSLISIAGADPNQLEIMSALEGFIMATTAVLISFTSSILPVMAYAAGFHKVFGAASIGIPWAHWVLVFLLLTSAASLASWATVRKSAGRSPAGVIAQYTGE
- a CDS encoding sensor histidine kinase; translation: MATNLFELLSNQRLTRFVMPLLSLIYTLLYVSAPTFPPVWAGNIPLPVWKTAIGLIGLLSSCLLYWSRQLPLLITTMETLVYVGLAFATSDDSFLIPLVGALYFCVCLSSALRIAAGVGEVAAAVSLVTVSMHAGHMLFLEWSARMAVIMAVVAAAIAVRSYRIRRETQQREERERIRSEMLARQRDQAISRAQVAGELHDSVGHDLTTIIALTQGFADSVEVEELQEVLKDINQVARDGLADTRQAVRTLVQEHEAIPQEPDDDGRRFGSRLHTLDELDTVIAHARAAGLAVVSTETGHRRQDRRQDNLCFIISREAITNTLRHASDPSTIVISRDYEQGGTLRISIRDDGHGNAHRQASGDWKPAIHDHQGVGLKQIGEQCRLMGGSLSCGPSENGGWTVEAVLPGTSEKEGNADG
- a CDS encoding response regulator, with the protein product MVDLMLVDDLALLRKGLVRMIEADHDLQVVRQASNGQEAVTMLREMKVAAQPLPQVILMDVRMPVMDGISATAVIAKEFPDIRTLILTTYDEDDYAFTGLHAGAYGFLLKDVSTRDLHRAIHAVADGDAVLTPRITAELINRDRAYARHKVSDPQARQQLDKLTPREYEIAGLIAQGLSNQEIAQRLTLETTSVRRYVSRILDKTGLRDRTQIVITWFQAGMSD